In the genome of Blastocatellia bacterium, the window GCTTGTCTCCGTCGTGCTTTATGGATCGGCCGTAACGGGAGACTTCGATCCCGAACGATCGAACTATAATGTCCTCGTCGTCCTGCAGACGATCGCTCCGGAGGATCTTCGAGCCGCCCGTCCGGTGATCGAAGACTGGCAGGCGCGCGGACATCCGTTGCCGTTGTACTTCACGCGAGAGGAGATGGCAGATGCGTCAGATGTCTTCCCAATGGAGTTCCTCGACATGAGCGCGGCTCATCGCGTCCTCTATGGCGAAGATCCCTTCCTGGGTCTCGATGTCCCGACGGTTCACCTTCGCCACCAGCTCGAATACGAATTGCGGGGGAAGCTCATCCGACTGCGGGAGCTCTACATTCCGGCGAGCCATAGCGCCGAGCGGGTGACGGCCCTCATGGCAGATTCGATCGTGAGCTTCGTCGTCCTCTTCCGACATGTTCTCCGACTCTTTGGGATCTCCGAACCACCCCTGAAGCGGCAGGAAGTCGTGCAACGGTTGGGCGAGACGCTCTCGCTCGATGTGACGCCGTTTCAAACAATCCTTGATCTTCGACAGGCGAAGCGGTCGCTTCCACTTGAGGAAGCCGATCGGCTCTTCGCCGCCTATGTGGAGGCCATTCGAACCGTCATTGAGCGAGTTGACCATTTGGAGGTGCGACCATGAGCGAATGGTTAGGACCGGAATCCGGAACGCGCGAGGAATTCCGCCAGGTCTATCTTCGCGAGCAAGAGCAGTTGGCTCGCGCGCGAGCTGAGCGGCGCCGCCGCACCTTCATCGTGGGCGTCATCCTCGGCGCGGTGATCCTCATCTTCGGCGGCTACTCCATCTCGACGTACAACAGCCTGGTTGCAAAACGCGAGGCCGTGCGCAGCCACTGGTCACAAGTGGAAAATCAAATGCAGCGGCGCGCCGATCTGATCCCGAATCTCGTGAACACGGTCCGCGGGATCACGAAGCAAGAGCTAGAGGTCTTCACCCGCATCGCAGAAGCGCGAGCGAGACTCCTGAAGCCCGATGCGACGCCTGAGGAGCGCGTGCAAGCGAATGCGCAGATCGAGACGCTTCTGCCGCAGTTGCGCGTGCAGGTGCTCTCGCTCGCCGAGCAGTATCCTGAGTTGCGCTCGAACGAGACGTTCCAACGGCTCATGGATGAACTGGCGGGGAGTGAGAATCGGATCGCCGTCGCGCGCCGGGATTATATCCAGGCCGTTCAAGAGTACAACATCGCGACATCTCGATTCCCCTCGGTCCTCGTCGCACGGCTTTTTGGTTTCGAGCGAGCCGAAGACTACTTCAAGGCTGCACCAGAAGCGACGCGCGTTCCTCAGGTTCAGTTTTGAGCTGCGGGGGCGTCTTATTCTTCTTCCAATGGGGCCTTCGAGATTTCTCTCAGCACGCGGTGGATGTGTTCGTGCTCGAAGCCGAGTCGCATCAAGTGATCGAAGAGCCGTTTCGCCTCCGCCGTCGTCCTGGGTCTCCCCTTTGTCCGCATCCACTTCTGGACAGCGCGCGCGATCAGAGATTCTTCGTCGGTGTGACGATAGGCTTGCTCCAGGGCCGATTCGATCGCTTCTTCGGGTAAGCGCTTTCGGCGCAACTCCTCGCGAAGTCGCCGTCGGCCCATCGGCCTGAGTTGTAGACGCATGAGGGCGTAATCGCTCGCCAGTTGCCCGTCATTTAAGTAGCCGAGTTCTCGCAGGCGGGCGAGGACTTGCTCGACGAGCTGTTCTTCTTCCGGCGCTTTCTCCAGGAGCTTCGCGCGAAGTTCGGCCGTACTGAGCGCCTTGCGCGAGAGCAGCCGAAAGGCGCGATTCATGAGCTGTTGGTAGCGCGATGCGGTCATGACGTGAGGATTATCTTCGCCCGCTCCTGGCTTCGTCAATGTGACCTCGGGGGAAATCCGAGAAGATCAACGCGAAGGCTCTGCTCCGTCACGAAAGGGACATTTTGGGAATGAAAGCAGGGAAGTAGGTGGGCCGGTCGCGCAATCCCTGGCGAGACGGCGAGTAGCTGACCCGACCTATTAGGTCCTGTCATCCGGCCGCATGACGTGGTAAACTCCAGAACGGTTTTTCAGAGCTGTAAGAACCTGCCGAGGCGCCCGCGCAGATTATCGCGTGGCGGCCTCGCGCGGCAAGAGATCGCCGGGGGGGAGGGGGCTATGGTCGGGGGCGATCTCCAAACGATGGAGAGTGAGAGCGAGCGATGGGCCCGGTGGGATCAAGTACATGAAGAGATCCTACAGCTCGCTCGTCGGCTCATGGAAGCGCGCGATGATTCGGTGGAGACCCATTCTCTGATCTCCCGTTTAGAGCAGCTCCTTGAAGAAGTCGAACAATTGCGGCGGTATTCGGCTTAGCCGGTACGATCCTCCATTCGAAGCGGGCTCATCGGAAGCTTCTATTCGACATGGCGCTACCCCGTGAGGTGGCGTCCGTGCTGTTGTGTGAGAGGAGGACGTCGCCATGGCGAAGATCTTACTCGTAGATGATGAGCCCAGCATTCGCCTTTTTTATTCCGCCGTCTTAGCCGATGAAGGCTATGAGGTCGCCGAAGCTCCGTCGGGAGCCGAGGCTTTGCGACTTTTGAACGCCGAGCCGTTCGATCTCGTCGTTCTCGATATCCGATTGGGGTCTCAGAGCGGGCTTGAGCTGCTTCAACAAATCGCGAGCCATCCGGCGCGCGTCCCCGTCATCATCCTCACGGCCTATGCGTCTTTTCAGGACGACTACACCACGTGGTTGGCCGAGAGCTACGTCCTCAAATCGAGCGATCCGACGGATTTTCTCACAGAGGTTCATCGCGTGCTCGATCGCCGGCTGGGGGGATCGTTGAACATCTCGTTCCCATTGGGAAGCACCCTTCCTAACACCTCGCCTCCGTAATGCCGTTCGGCATCGAGCTGTCCCGTGCCTTTTCTTCGAGGCCGACGTGAGCCGTTCCGGCTATGGGCTGTGAGAGCAGCAAGGGATACGAAAAAGACAGCATCTTCACCTCAGAGAGGGATCCTCCGCTCGCCGTTGCGTCTCGTGGCGTCAAGCCGCGAGTTTGATCGTCCAGCTCATGCCGCGCTTCTCGACCACCACTCCGAGCGCACGTCCAAGCCTCTCTAGGACGCTCCATGAGGGCGGCGACTTGTGGAGCCCGCGTTCGATTCGACTAAGGTATTCGACGGAGATCTCTACCCGCTCGCTCAAAGCCTCTTGCGTGAGTCGGCGCGCTTGACGCAACTCGCGCAAGGCGCGGCCGAACTCCTTGGCGAGATCTCGCCTCATGGCCCCCTCCCGAACTTTCAGTGTATCTTCGCCGAGCGGTCTTTTCAAATCACGCGTTCGCTTCGTGACGAAAGAATTCAGCGTTTCCCTCCATTGCAGGAGAGTAGGGGAGGACCTGGTTCGAGAGACGTCGCTTGCGCTGTCTTCGTCAAGGAGCTAGCCCGCGCGGAAGGGCCCCGAAAGAGGGCGTCGTTCCGGCGCTCTTTATGCCGGAAGAGGCATCGCGAAGGTGTTTCCCGTCTTGACGTCTCGCTACTGGCGTTCAATCATCCCACTAACTCACGTACGCGTTGCACGATCCGACGGGCGCTGATGCCATAATGATCGAGCAGCTCTTCGGGTTTACCCGAGCGCGGCAGATCGTTCACGGCGAGCTTCACGACCCGAAGGCCTTCTTCAGCAGCAACTGCGGCGATGGCATCGCCCAGCCCCCCTTCCGGATAATGATCCTCCACGGTGAGAATGATTCCGCCAGTCTCGCGAGCCATCCGACATATGGTCTCACGATCCATGGGCTTGACCGAGAAGAGATCGATCACGCGGACGAAGACCCCTTGGTTCTTCAGCTCTTCGTGAGCCCGCAGGGCCTCATGGAGCGTGATGCCGGCGGCTACGATCGTGAGCCGGTCTCGTGCGTCTCGCCGTAAGACCTTGCACTGGCCAATGGCGAATGATTCTTCGTTCGGGTAGAGGACGGGCGTTTTCGGTCGCGTCGTGCGAATATAGACGATACCTCGGTAGGCAGCGGCCAGCTCGACGGCTCTCTCGGTCGAAATCGCGTCCGAGGGATAGAGAACGACGGATCCCGGAATTGCGCGCATCATGGCCAAATCTTCAAGTCCCATCTGCGAGGGGCCATCTTCGCCAATGGAGACGCCGGCGTGGGAGCCGCAGAGTTTGATGTTCGCACGCGAGATGCCAGCCATGCGGATGTGATCGAAGGCCCGCGTGAGGAAGCAGGCGAACGTGGAGGCGAAGGGAATGTAACCGCGCGCCGCAAGTCCGATCGCCGCACCCACCATGTTCTGCTCAGCAATGAACTTCTCAAAGAAGCGGTGGGGATACGCCTGCTGGAACTTCTCCGAGAACGTGGAATTCTTCGTATCTCCATCTAGGGCAACGATTCGTGGATTCATGCGACCAGCCCGCACGAGCCCCGTTCCGTAGGCTTCGCGCGTCGCGACGTGATCGCCAATGCGATAAGTGGGCGGCGGCCACGATTCGCCAGGAGGGATCGCCTCGGCGACATGGATCCCATCGGGATGAGGCGGAGGAGGCGATAACTCGAACCCAGCGGGAGCCTCGATTCGTTCGATCGGCCACTGTTCCGGAGCGCCAAGGTCTCGCAGAGCCCGCTCTGTCTCCTCACCCCGCTTGAGGGGTTTTCCATGCCATCCCTCTTTGTCTTCGAGGAAGGAGACGCCTTTCCCTTTTATCGTCTTGGCGATGATGGCGACGGGGCGTTCCTCGCTCTGGCGTGCTTCGTCCAATGCTCGGGTGATCGCTTCCACGTCGTGCCCATCTACGACGAGCGTGTGCCATCCGAAGGCTCGAAAGCGCCGTTCATACGCCTCCAGATCATGGCCGTACATGGTCGCTTGACTTTGACCGAGACGGTTCACATCCACGAGGGCAATGAGATTGTTCAGCCGATAGTAAGCCGCCAGCGCAATGGCTTCCCAAACGGCTCCTTCCGCCGTCTCCCCATCACCGAGCAGGACGTAGACACGATAGTCGAGTCGGTCCAGGTACTTTCCCGCTAAGGCCATGCCTACGCCGATGGAAAGACCTTGACCAAGCGATCCCGTTGCGACTTCCGCCCACGGGAAGCGCGGCGTAGGATGACCTTCCAGCTCGCTCTCCACGTGCCGGAGAGTCGCGAGCTTCTCGGCCGGAATCGCTCCAGCTTCGGCCCAAGCGGCGTAAAGCAGCGGCGCCGCATGACCTTTCGAGAGGATGAACCGATCGTTTGTCGGATTATGAATATTGCGGACATCATAGCGAAGAGCATGGAAGAAGACGGCGGCCACAAGGTCAGCGGCCGAAAGACAAGAGGTGGGATGTCCCGATCCCGCCTCCGTCGTCATGCGGACACAATTGCGTCGCAATCGTTGCGCCAGTTCTCGCAAGTCAGTGATCTTCGCTCTCATAGTCCTCCTCGCATCCCGTTCAGGATCATGGTCTCCAGCGCGCTCACTGGAGGTTCCCCATATCCGAGCAAACGATCGTGGAATTCCCTGAGCGAGAACGCGTCTCCTCGCGCGTGACGATAGACTTCGCGCAAAGCACGAATCTGCCACTTCCCCCATGAGTAGACGAGCACGAGCGGATCGCGCGTGTATCGCCACACTTCGCGACGCGCGTTCTCCGGCTCTTGGTAGCATTCTTGCACAAGGAACTGGATGGCTTGCGAGAGCGAGAGCTGCCCCATATGCATCAGCGTGGCGGTAATCAATCGGCCGATGCGCCAGAGCGCTTCATGGAGTTGGAAGAGCCGGAGGCGTGGATCCTCTCGCCCGAACCCTTCATCCAGCATCATCTCTTCGCAGTAGTGCGCCCATCCCTCGACGAATGTCCCAGCCGCGAATACCTTTCGCACCAGTGACGGGCATCGCCTCACATGGAGCGACTGAACGTGATGACCGGGATATGCCTCGTGGATGATCGTCGAGACCTGAGCATAGACATTGTGCGCACGCAGGTAGGCGTCCTGACGATCTGGAGGATGCGTGGCGTCCACCGGCGTGACGTAGAAAAACGTCGGGTGTTGCGCGGTCTCGAAGGGACCCGGCGGATCGAGCGCAGCGAAGATGAGGCTCCGATAAAAGGGGGGCGTCTCAGTGATTTCTAGCCAGTCCCCTTCGGGGATGCTGATCAGTTCCCGCTCCAAGACGAAGCGTTTCGCTTCCTCGCAGCGCCGGCGGTAGGAGGGGATCAAGTCGTCAGCCGTCGGGTGGTCTTCCGAGAGCTGACGGAGGAGATCGGGAAGCGAGCGGTGGGGAGCGATCCGGCGCGCGATCTCCTGCATCTGCTGCTGGGTCGCGCGCAACTCCTGCCATCCCCGCTGCAGGATCTCTTCGATGGGCGTGAACACGTGCTCTTCCGCCGCAAGCAAACGAGCGAAGACCTCTCGACCGAGAGCGAACTCTCCTTGAGCGCCATCCAGAAGCTCCTCCGCGAGAAATCTCCGCATCCTCTCACACGCATGAAGGACCTCGGCGTTGGCCTGCTCGAGCGAACGCGCTTTCTCCGGATCACTCACTTCGGCAATGAAGCCGGGGACTGCCGTGGCGAAGAACTCGCACGCGCCGCCGAATTCTTCAAGGGCGATCTCGACGAAGATGCGGGGGATCCCCTGAGCGGGAGCTTCGCGCGCTTCTTCCGCCGTGCGCGCCAGATGTTCCTGCGCCTGTGCCAACAATCGGGGGATGGCGCGCAAGCGTCGCTCAATAGCCTCCAGACGTTGTGGCAGCGGCGTCGTTGGCCTCACCAGGAGACTGTAGATCGACCATGCCGCTAAATCGCTGAAGTAACCGGGATCGCGCGCCCACCAGCGGATCTCCCGCAGATGCACGAGCTGTGCCTCGATCTTCGAGCGCAGGATTTTAAGATCAAGGCGCGCTTCCGCCGGAAGCTCTTCGGGTGCGACCTCGCGATCCATTCGTTCGCGAGAGCTTTCCAGGCGACGAATCTCTTTGGCGATCGCCTCGGCCGATCGGTCCTCCACCTGATCGTCGTATTCGTGTACGCCTAAGGCCGTCGCGTGCGTGGGATTGAAGGCGAAATATCCGCTCAGGAATTCCTCGACCAGATGCTCGAACGCTCTCGTCCCTTGCCTTGGCATAATGCAATAGCGTTTCACGATAGCACGGGAGCGGGCCTTCGGACAAGGCCACCTCTTTCGCGGAGGCCTTTCCATCGTGGGGAGATTTCCCTATAATTGCTCGTTATACTCAACGAGCGGGAGGAAAGCCATATGGCCATACGAGTCGGCATCAATGGGTTCGGTCGCATCGGGCGCAATCTGCTGCGTGCCTCTTTGGGAAATCCGGAGATCGAGTTCGTCGCCGTCAATGACATCACGGACGCGAAGACACTCGCGCATCTGCTCAAGTACGATTCGGTCCTTGGGCCGTTGGAGGCGACGGTTACTTCCACTGAGGACACGATCACAGTGAATGGTCGGACATTTCGGGTCTTCAAGGAAAAGGACCCGGCGAAGATCCCATGGGAATCGGTTGGTGCGGAGATCGTCGTCGAATCCACGGGGTTGTTCACCAATCGCGCAGACGCCGAGAAGCATTTGCGGGGTCCGGTCAAGAAGGTCATTATCACAGCCCCGGCGAAAGAGGAGGACATCACGATCGTCCTTGGTGTGAACGAGAAGGCATACGATCCGGCGCGGCATCACATCATCTCCAACGCTTCGTGCACGACGAACTGCTTGGCGCCAGTCGTCAAGGTGCTACACGAGCGGTTTGGCATTGTGCACGGCTACATGACGACGGTTCACGCCTATACGAACGATCAAAAGGTTCTAGACCTGCCGCACAAAGACCTGCGGCGCGCGCGCGCGGCCGCCGTCTCGATGATCCCGACGACGACGGGAGCGGCCAAAGCGATTGGATTGGTGATCCCGGAATTGAAAGGGAAGCTCGACGGGATCGCTATTCGCGTTCCTGTGCCGAATGTCTCGGTCGTGGATCTGGTCGCTGAACTGAAGCGTCCGGTGACGACCGAGGAAGTGCGCGCCGCGCTCAAGGAAGCGGCCGAGGGAGAGTTGCGTGGAATCCTCGCCTACTGCGAGGAGGAGCTGGTCTCCGTGGACTTCCTGCGAAACCCTCACTCTTCGATCGTGGATGCCAGCTTCACGCGCGCTCTGGACGGGAACCTGGTGAAGGTGCTCGCGTGGTACGACAACGAATGGGGCTATAGCTGCCGGGTGCGCGATCTGATCCTCTTCATCGCTCAAAAGGGATGGTGAGGGCGTATGGCTAAGGTCTCGATCCGCGATTTGGAGTTGCAAGGGAAACGGGTCTTCCTGCGGGCAGATTTCAACGTCCCGATCGAAGGGGGGGAGGTCATCGAAGCCTGGCGGATTGAAGCGACGCTCCCCACGATTCGCTATGCATTGGAGCGAGGAGCGCGAGTGATCTTGGCCTCTCACCTTGGACGTCCCAAGGGGAAGCGCGATCCGAAATACTCGCTGCAACCGGTTGCGCGGAAGCTCTCCGAATTGCTCGGCCAAGAGGTCCCGTTGGCGCCCAATTGTGTGGGCGCTGAGGTCAAGGCCTTGGTGGATCAAATGTCGAATGGACAAGCCCTCCTGTTGGAGAACCTGCGCTTCCATCCGGAGGAGGAGAAGAACGATCTCGAATTCGCGCGTCAGCTCGCTCAGCTGGCGGATCTCTATGTGAACGATGCCTTTGGGGCGGCTCACCGAGCCCACGCTTCGATCGAGGGGATCACGCGCTTTGTGCCCGTAGCGGCGGCGGGATTCCTCATGGAGCGAGAGCTGGAGTATCTGGGACGCCTACTCACGCAGCCGGAGCGTCCCTTCGTCGTCGTCCTCGGGGGGGCGAAGGTCTCGGACAAGATCCTAGTCATCGAAAACCTGCTGGCGCGGGCTGATGCCGTGCTCATCGGCGGCGCTATGGCCTATACGTTTCTGCGTGCCCGGGGAGAAGATGTTGGCGCCTCGCGCGTGGAGAGCGATCAACTGGAGTTGGCGCGGAAGCTCATGACGGAGGCCGAAGCGCGACAGATCGCCTTCTTGCTGCCCGTGGATCATGTGGTGCTTGAACGCATGGAGGACCAGACGCAAACGCGCATTGTACGAACCGAGGAGTTTCCCGAGAAAGCCATTGGGATGGATATCGGACCGGAGACCATACGCCTTTTCGCCGCGCGAATCGCCCAAGCGCAAACGGTTTTCTGGAATGGGCCCTTGGGCGTCTTCGAGCAGCCCCCATTTGATCAAGGGACAGTGGAGATCGCACGGGCATTGGCCGAATGTTCGGGAGTGACGATCGTCGGCGGGGGGGATTCTCTGGCGGCGATTCGTCATGCGGGCGTCGCCGAGCGGATCACCCATCTCTCGACAGGGGGCGGCGCGACGTTGGAATTCTTAGCTGGGATCGAGCTTCCGGGAGTGAAGGCCTTGACGGAGAAGACATAGCGGGGCGCCATCGCCCGAGGAGAAGAGATGCGCAAGCCGGTGATCGCCGGAAACTGGAAGATGTACAAGCTCGTCGCGGAAGCCGTCCAGACGGTCGCGGAGTTGAGATCCCTTGTCGCTTCGGTCACCCATTGTGAGGTCGTTGTGGCCCCGCCGTTCACGGCGCTGTGGGCTGTCGCTCAGCAGCTTGAGGGGAGCAACATCCAGATCGCGGCTCAAGATGTCTGCGACGTAAACGGCTTTGGCGCGCGAACGGGCGAAATCAGCGCCCTCATGCTGCGAGATGTCGGATGCCGATATGTGATCATCGGACATTCGGAACGGCGCCAGTTCTACGGGGAGACGGACGAATTGGTGCGGCGCAAAATCAGCGCAGCGCTTGAGGCGGGCTTAAGCCCCATTGTATGCGTGGGCGAGACACTGCAAGAACGAGAGGCGGGCCGTGCCGAAGTCGTCGTGAAGCGACAGGTAGAAGCCGCGTTGAGCGGACTGCGTCCGGAGGAAGTGACTCGTCTCCTCATCGCCTATGAACCGGTGTGGGCGATCGGGACGGGGCACACGGCCTCTCCCGAACAAGCGCAGACGATGCATGCCTACATCCGACAGCGCGTAGTCACCCTGGTTGGAGAACAGGTGGCTGAGGGATTGCGCATTCTCTATGGGGGAAGCGTCCGGCCCGATAATATTCGCGCCCTCATGGCCGAGCCCGATATTGACGGCGCTTTGGTCGGGGGGGCGAGCTTAGATCCTCGGAGTTTTTCGGAGATCGTGTACTTTCTTTGAGGAGAAAATGCCGTGTGGTGGGTAGATGTGCTCATCGCCCTCTATGTCCTTGATTGTCTGTTGCTGATCGCCGCCGTCTTATTGCAACCGGGGAAAGCGGATGCGGCCGCTCTTTTTGGCGGTGGGGGGAGTCAAACGGCCTTTGGCCCACGAGGGGCTCAGCACTTCTTAGGATGGGTTACAATCGTGACGGCGGCGATCTTCATGGGACTGGGACTTATCTTCAGCCTTCCGAACGTCTTCGGCCCAGCATCAGTTGTGCGCGAAGTGAAGGAGCCTCCGCCCGTCGAACGGCCAGCTGAGGCTCCTTCACCGGCCCCACAAAGGTGAACTTTGGCTCTTGAAAATGGGCCGGAGTTGATGTAATGTTCTATTGAACCTTGAACGAAGCGTCGGGGTGCCGAAGTGGTGGAATTGGTAGACACGCACGTTTGAGGGGCGTGTGGGGCAACCCGTGGGGGTTCGAGTCCCCCCTTCGGCACCATGTCTTTTTTCCTCCTCGACGAAAGAAATGGCCTTTTCTACGGGGGCTTCGAGCATGATCTTCCGAACTGTCGGCCGTAAGGTGTGCGAAACGCTGCAGACTCT includes:
- the secG gene encoding preprotein translocase subunit SecG; the protein is MWWVDVLIALYVLDCLLLIAAVLLQPGKADAAALFGGGGSQTAFGPRGAQHFLGWVTIVTAAIFMGLGLIFSLPNVFGPASVVREVKEPPPVERPAEAPSPAPQR
- a CDS encoding RecX family transcriptional regulator, with the translated sequence MTKPGAGEDNPHVMTASRYQQLMNRAFRLLSRKALSTAELRAKLLEKAPEEEQLVEQVLARLRELGYLNDGQLASDYALMRLQLRPMGRRRLREELRRKRLPEEAIESALEQAYRHTDEESLIARAVQKWMRTKGRPRTTAEAKRLFDHLMRLGFEHEHIHRVLREISKAPLEEE
- a CDS encoding transketolase, whose amino-acid sequence is MRAKITDLRELAQRLRRNCVRMTTEAGSGHPTSCLSAADLVAAVFFHALRYDVRNIHNPTNDRFILSKGHAAPLLYAAWAEAGAIPAEKLATLRHVESELEGHPTPRFPWAEVATGSLGQGLSIGVGMALAGKYLDRLDYRVYVLLGDGETAEGAVWEAIALAAYYRLNNLIALVDVNRLGQSQATMYGHDLEAYERRFRAFGWHTLVVDGHDVEAITRALDEARQSEERPVAIIAKTIKGKGVSFLEDKEGWHGKPLKRGEETERALRDLGAPEQWPIERIEAPAGFELSPPPPHPDGIHVAEAIPPGESWPPPTYRIGDHVATREAYGTGLVRAGRMNPRIVALDGDTKNSTFSEKFQQAYPHRFFEKFIAEQNMVGAAIGLAARGYIPFASTFACFLTRAFDHIRMAGISRANIKLCGSHAGVSIGEDGPSQMGLEDLAMMRAIPGSVVLYPSDAISTERAVELAAAYRGIVYIRTTRPKTPVLYPNEESFAIGQCKVLRRDARDRLTIVAAGITLHEALRAHEELKNQGVFVRVIDLFSVKPMDRETICRMARETGGIILTVEDHYPEGGLGDAIAAVAAEEGLRVVKLAVNDLPRSGKPEELLDHYGISARRIVQRVRELVG
- a CDS encoding helix-turn-helix domain-containing protein; its protein translation is MRRDLAKEFGRALRELRQARRLTQEALSERVEISVEYLSRIERGLHKSPPSWSVLERLGRALGVVVEKRGMSWTIKLAA
- a CDS encoding response regulator is translated as MAKILLVDDEPSIRLFYSAVLADEGYEVAEAPSGAEALRLLNAEPFDLVVLDIRLGSQSGLELLQQIASHPARVPVIILTAYASFQDDYTTWLAESYVLKSSDPTDFLTEVHRVLDRRLGGSLNISFPLGSTLPNTSPP
- a CDS encoding DUF885 domain-containing protein, producing MPRQGTRAFEHLVEEFLSGYFAFNPTHATALGVHEYDDQVEDRSAEAIAKEIRRLESSRERMDREVAPEELPAEARLDLKILRSKIEAQLVHLREIRWWARDPGYFSDLAAWSIYSLLVRPTTPLPQRLEAIERRLRAIPRLLAQAQEHLARTAEEAREAPAQGIPRIFVEIALEEFGGACEFFATAVPGFIAEVSDPEKARSLEQANAEVLHACERMRRFLAEELLDGAQGEFALGREVFARLLAAEEHVFTPIEEILQRGWQELRATQQQMQEIARRIAPHRSLPDLLRQLSEDHPTADDLIPSYRRRCEEAKRFVLERELISIPEGDWLEITETPPFYRSLIFAALDPPGPFETAQHPTFFYVTPVDATHPPDRQDAYLRAHNVYAQVSTIIHEAYPGHHVQSLHVRRCPSLVRKVFAAGTFVEGWAHYCEEMMLDEGFGREDPRLRLFQLHEALWRIGRLITATLMHMGQLSLSQAIQFLVQECYQEPENARREVWRYTRDPLVLVYSWGKWQIRALREVYRHARGDAFSLREFHDRLLGYGEPPVSALETMILNGMRGGL
- the tpiA gene encoding triose-phosphate isomerase; its protein translation is MRKPVIAGNWKMYKLVAEAVQTVAELRSLVASVTHCEVVVAPPFTALWAVAQQLEGSNIQIAAQDVCDVNGFGARTGEISALMLRDVGCRYVIIGHSERRQFYGETDELVRRKISAALEAGLSPIVCVGETLQEREAGRAEVVVKRQVEAALSGLRPEEVTRLLIAYEPVWAIGTGHTASPEQAQTMHAYIRQRVVTLVGEQVAEGLRILYGGSVRPDNIRALMAEPDIDGALVGGASLDPRSFSEIVYFL
- a CDS encoding LemA family protein encodes the protein MSEWLGPESGTREEFRQVYLREQEQLARARAERRRRTFIVGVILGAVILIFGGYSISTYNSLVAKREAVRSHWSQVENQMQRRADLIPNLVNTVRGITKQELEVFTRIAEARARLLKPDATPEERVQANAQIETLLPQLRVQVLSLAEQYPELRSNETFQRLMDELAGSENRIAVARRDYIQAVQEYNIATSRFPSVLVARLFGFERAEDYFKAAPEATRVPQVQF
- the gap gene encoding type I glyceraldehyde-3-phosphate dehydrogenase yields the protein MAIRVGINGFGRIGRNLLRASLGNPEIEFVAVNDITDAKTLAHLLKYDSVLGPLEATVTSTEDTITVNGRTFRVFKEKDPAKIPWESVGAEIVVESTGLFTNRADAEKHLRGPVKKVIITAPAKEEDITIVLGVNEKAYDPARHHIISNASCTTNCLAPVVKVLHERFGIVHGYMTTVHAYTNDQKVLDLPHKDLRRARAAAVSMIPTTTGAAKAIGLVIPELKGKLDGIAIRVPVPNVSVVDLVAELKRPVTTEEVRAALKEAAEGELRGILAYCEEELVSVDFLRNPHSSIVDASFTRALDGNLVKVLAWYDNEWGYSCRVRDLILFIAQKGW
- a CDS encoding phosphoglycerate kinase, with the protein product MAKVSIRDLELQGKRVFLRADFNVPIEGGEVIEAWRIEATLPTIRYALERGARVILASHLGRPKGKRDPKYSLQPVARKLSELLGQEVPLAPNCVGAEVKALVDQMSNGQALLLENLRFHPEEEKNDLEFARQLAQLADLYVNDAFGAAHRAHASIEGITRFVPVAAAGFLMERELEYLGRLLTQPERPFVVVLGGAKVSDKILVIENLLARADAVLIGGAMAYTFLRARGEDVGASRVESDQLELARKLMTEAEARQIAFLLPVDHVVLERMEDQTQTRIVRTEEFPEKAIGMDIGPETIRLFAARIAQAQTVFWNGPLGVFEQPPFDQGTVEIARALAECSGVTIVGGGDSLAAIRHAGVAERITHLSTGGGATLEFLAGIELPGVKALTEKT